Proteins found in one Brachypodium distachyon strain Bd21 chromosome 5, Brachypodium_distachyon_v3.0, whole genome shotgun sequence genomic segment:
- the LOC100828752 gene encoding uncharacterized protein LOC100828752 has translation MGAEPLVHKVLSMAATSSSSKKTKPAAAGEEEQGRVGILSFEVANAMSRAANLHRSLSDGEAARLLGPLCLGSSAVRALVPGDDARLLALALAEKLDALNRVAAVASRLGRQRCTLPALLGFDHVYADLLAGRSDAAAFSPADSAAADTRLFRKLDRLASATAALYAELDAVAELEQAARKLPAGAEARRALERRQRLHDVRRLRDASLWNWTYDRALLLLARAVCAIYHRIRLVFGDPMLGINHLLSSSSSSSSPAASRRRHQQLSATPPHSNLSAKSGPIARAVDVATPPRPSNSNLRSNCGGNMFMECLSLSSSVSWKDGLEDDFLEDDAASCISTIRSGMLVPFSGDAASIPVAKNAGGRRNVRFGPKSTVTSLAPPSTIGGSALALHYANIIIIIEKLLQYPHLVGEEARDDLYQMLPSSLRVSLRKNLRTYVKNMAIYDAFLAHDWRETVEKTLSWLAPMAHNMMRWQAERNFEQQQIVLKGNVLLLQTLYFADREKTEAVICELLVGLNYICRYEQQQNALLDCSSSLDFDDCMEWQLQ, from the coding sequence ATGGGGGCCGAGCCGCTCGTGCACAAGGTGCTGTCCATGGCGGcgacctcgtcgtcgtcgaagaagacgaagccggcggctgcgggggaggaggagcagggcaGGGTGGGCATCCTGTCGTTCGAGGTGGCCAACGCCATGTCGCGCGCCGCCAACCTCCACCGGTCGCTGTccgacggcgaggcggcgcggctgctGGGCCCGCTCTGCCTGGGCTCCAGCGCCGTGCGCGCCCTCGTCCCCGGCGACGACGCGCGGCTCCTGGCGCTCGCCCTCGCCGAGAAGCTCGACGCGCTCaaccgcgtcgccgccgtcgcctcccgcCTCGGCCGCCAGCGCTGCACGCTCCCGGCGCTCCTGGGATTCGACCACGTCTACGCCGACCTCCTGGCGGGCCgctccgacgccgccgccttctccccggccgactccgccgccgcagacaCCAGGCTCTTCCGCAAGCTCGACCGGCTCGCGTCCGCCACGGCGGCGCTGTacgcggagctggacgcggtggcggagctggagcaggcggcgcggaagctccccgccggcgccgaggcccGCCGCGCGCTCGAGCGGCGCCAGCGCCTCCACGACGTGCGCAGGCTGAGGGACGCCTCGCTCTGGAACTGGACCTACGACAGGGCGCTCCTCCTGCTCGCCCGAGCCGTCTGCGCCATCTACCACCGCATCCGCCTCGTCTTCGGCGACCCCATGCTCGGCATCAACCACCTGctctcctcgtcttcttcttcttcgtctccggcggccTCACGCCGCCGGCACCAGCAGCTCTCGGCTACTCCTCCCCACAGTAACCTCAGCGCCAAATCAGGGCCGATTGCCAGAGCGGTCGATGTGGCCACGCCGCCAAGGCCATCCAATTCCAATCTCCGGTCCAATTGCGGGGGGAACATGTTCATGGAgtgcttgagcttgagcagctCCGTGTCATGGAAGGATGGGCTCGAGGATGACTTCCTGGAAGACGACGCCGCCAGCTGTATCAGCACGATCAGGTCAGGGATGCTCGTGCCCTTCAGCGGCGACGCCGCATCCATTCCGGTCGCCAAGAATGCCGGAGGGAGAAGAAATGTGCGGTTTGGTCCCAAGAGCACGGTGACATCGCTGGCCCCGCCGTCTACGATCGGCGGGTCGGCGCTCGCATTGCATTACGccaacatcatcatcatcattgaGAAGCTGCTCCAGTACCCACACCTTGTCGGCGAGGAGGCCCGGGATGATCTCTACCAGATGTTGCCGTCCAGCCTGAGGGTGTCACTGAGGAAGAACCTGAGGACCTATGTCAAGAACATGGCCATCTACGACGCGTTCCTAGCGCATGACTGGAGGGAGACAGTTGAGAAGACGCTGTCGTGGCTAGCGCCGATGGCGCACAACATGATGCGGTGGCAGGCCGAGAGGAACtttgagcagcagcagattgTGCTCAAGGGCAATGTCTTGCTCCTGCAGACGCTGTACTTCGCTGACAGGGAAAAGACGGAGGCGGTCATCTGCGAGTTGCTCGTGGGCCTCAACTACATATGCCGgtacgagcagcagcagaacgCGCTGCTCGACTGCTCCAGCAGTCTCGACTTCGACGATTGTATGGAGTGGCAGCTGCAGTAG